The sequence below is a genomic window from Lolium perenne isolate Kyuss_39 chromosome 7, Kyuss_2.0, whole genome shotgun sequence.
tccttgacaaggttggggcgagatcCACACCacacggaggctcccaacaacctatggagctagcacaacaccaagctagcctccataggtgcactttctccaagatcccaccataggaaccctaacaccaagatccactaaggagtagcaagtattggtgaaatctctcttggtagaactatagatcggggtctcctccaccacttctcgaaatttgggcaagattggttggatggttggggagatcctcaaggtttaagctcaacaacaatggaggagagagagaggagagataaaaaCAAGCTAGGGAAGAAGGggtctttatataggtcccttcaaatccaaccgttaggtgcagtttttgcctaagcggtactaccgctctgagttcgaatccccacagatctggtccacgtggacacagagcagtactaccgctcgcggtaccgctcgaggtaccgcaatagggtccaaaccttactggactcaaagcggtaccatgacggtaccgaagcggtactgccgtaactagatacggtaccgtgagcggtaccatgggcgatactaccgcttgcaagcggtattACCGATcaaggtaccgcagaggtaccgtaactcgtaCTGTGGGTCGAATTCGGCGCAGAacttcagagcggtaccgtgggcggtaccagtgggggtagcggtactaccgctaatggtaccggtagtaccggcctgacaaaaactgtatttctcccctttttctctccaaccatgtcaccttgcgatacacacacaaaaccagaaaacctataaactacgcttcagtcctctgatcttgacgtgtccagcgaggtcaccgtgcatttgcaaatctaacaatgatacccaAAGCACACGGTGAGAAccttcaagtgttgtcatcaaacacacaaaacccggggtttagactttgctcttacaGCTATGACTTTTAAGACATCTTCTAAGTTCAAACTGCAACCACACAACCCTGTCATGGATAAAATAATCATCACTAAAACCAGGCCGATTTCTGAATATGGTCGCTAACCCACGGTCGTAAAGTCAACCTAGTCGACTTGCTGGTGTACTATAAATGAACATACAAAATATGTGGCTAGGTAGTTCTTTCAAACAAAAAATTGATGCGTCTATCTATAAATAGAGACATTTAATTACAAAAAATCTGGTCATGGAAATGTATAAGAAATATTGTATAAAATTCCAAGTATGGAACACATCATATATATTTATTTCCAACATCAGTGGTCATTAGTACCAGCCTATAATTCAACAAGTGTTGACCCAATATAGGAAATTTTACAGACATTTACCTCCGGCAAAAGAGTTAGCCCTTTCTGGGAGGTAGTACATATGTTTTACAATGTATACAGATGTATTGCCTGGTCTAATATATCTGCAGAAACTGATCAATAAATTATTTTGTCCATGCAGATTATTAACTTGTTACTCCTGGTCATTTTGAGTACTTTTAACCGAACACACACATGAAAACATTGGGAATAAATACACATTAGCACATGCTCAGAGTTCAGAGCTTGTAACATTATCTTGCCTATCCCATTTGACTGTCTATCTAAGTAACAAAATTAGTTGCAGAAAAACTGTACGATTAAGAAACTTAGCTCCGTGAGGGAAATTTTCACCCCAGTTGATGGACATCCAATTATATGTTCTAGGCAACGGTGGGCTTCCTCAGGCCCGGTCAATCGCACAAAGCATTATTACGCAAATGAAAATATATGATCAAGTGGAAGGAATCAAGAACTCAAATTTACTCAGTAGGGGAAATAATTAACTCACCAAGGGCACTAAATACAGTGATGTTCAATGGAGTAGATGCTGATGAAATATATGGTTGAATGGAAGAAGAAATAAGCACTCATATTTATTCCTTGAAGGCCCCAGAAATAGTaaacacaatttttttttgttaGAATCAGGACGCAAAGCAATACATAATTTTATGATCATGAAACAAATGAAATTATTGTTTCACTAATCAATATGGTGTTAACACACCACTTCAGATATTCGAGTTCGTTCAATGTCCCTAGGTAATTACTTATTTTAGTGAACTGCTTGATGGTTATTTGTATTTCTTCAGAGGAAGTTTTCACGGTGCATGGGAATATGAAAAACATATGCTACACTAATCACATTTTACGGGTACTTTTGATAAAACAAATTCATAGTAAGAGATTAAGGCTAGATAAAATATGAACAATATGCATCTCACGTGAAGGAAAAGGAGCATAAGATTTAGCTTACTTGTGAGATGCCCTTCAATTGCAGCACTGCAAATTCTAAACTGCTCGATTGGATGTTTTGACTGAATCACTGAAGCACATATATTTTCGCCTTCAGTCTGCTTTCACATTCACTCAATAACTTGTGAGCATGGGATAAATCCCACTTGCTGATAATCTTTTTCTTATGGCTCTAACAGAATTGTGCTAAGAAGAAAGAGCAAGATAATTAGATAATCCTAAGAAAATCCTATTGGTACAAGTGTGACGATGAAGATAATCCTTACGCCACACCGAAACTGATGCAGTTGAGCAGCCACTGCTGATCATGGCCTGGCCGGTGCTTAGACCGCTGAAGCCACCGCCACATGTGGTAGGCCTTTCAAATACAAATAATCCAACCGAAAATAAGTTTACGCCCAAACTTTGACCAAACAACTGATTGAGCACTGAACCAAACAACTGATCAAGCACTGATACTCGTACTCCTGTATATATTGATCAAATATAACAATTCATCAAGAACTGATTAAAATAATTGATATACCCTGATTGTCAGAGCAtattgcagagaatctataaatATGTATCCTTCATTTTTGACACTGTCCTCACTGAAAAATGGCATCCGAAATTTGACAGCATATTCTTAACAATCCACAGTATGCACAATGTTGTGCATCAGAGAAAGGGTGCCGTATGAAGGTATGTTTGGGAGCATTGTAAAATTCTCCATGTTAATAAAATACTCTTGTATGTTAAAGCACCAATAAAACGACTATAGACAACAGTTTTATCTTACATTTCTAAATTGCTGTTTGGATACAAAGCAGTTCCCTGCCCTTGTACAGTTTAGAATGAATATAGAAACAAAGATAGGAGGAGAGGGACTTTAGTATTCTACATAAGTATATAATCCGGTGTTTCTGCACTGATCTGAACATACGAAAATTCAGAAAACAATAATACTAAATGCACACATGGTACATAAACTGCTAAGAATATCAGAGAACGTCTGCTATTAAATCGAAGAGGACGTACACATGGTCTGCAACTGATTCACACATCTGATGCAGAAATCATCCCTAGCTGGAGGACGGGAGGAGTATCGAGGTGGAGAATAGGATGGGATCAGGGAAGTGGCGAGGGTAAGCCGGCAGCACCTTCCCTGCGTATTTGGCCGGATTAGCCTTCCTCCTGTACAGTGGTTGTTCAGCAGAGGCTGACGGCATCCTCAGGTGATTAGTCAGCGGCCGCGGGGAAGTCAGGAACTGCGGGTAGAGTGTCTCACCTTCTCGTATCCCCTCAACTCCTTCTGTCGTAGCCGCCCGAGGCCGATAATTTATTTCGCGTCGTGCGAGCATAGGAGGCGGCGGcttgcggctagggtttggggcctGGAGACGTGTGGGCGTGGAAAACTGGCAATGGTGTGGGAGCGATGGAAATCTGGGAAGTAAATATGACAATAGTGGAGATGCGATGGCGGCGATCACGCGCGTGCGGGCGGTGGTCGATAGGAGTGTGATTTTCACGGGGATGAGGGGAGAACAAATGAATATGAATCGTTCGATTGATGCATATGAACGGTGGAGATTTGATTTTCCAACAGCACTTCATGCCTttataagagcatgtctaacaggccccgtattttttcgccccgtaaaacgcgagtagagggccctgtatccggttttcaccggccgaaaactcggacgagctagcagaacccgtatccccaccccgtaaaacagagattctgttttacggggtggggatacgggttctgctagctcgtccgagtttcctgcccctcaaaacagggttttagacagcaatttgcacaacaatttcacatcaaacatagcacatccaaaatacatgatgcataattcatagttttAACATCACAACGCGATCATAGGCAATGTTCAAGCCACGGAAGTTCCCAAATGTGATCGACCATCAACGGATCCATCGCCACCGGcgccaccgctcgccggagactcaccttgagcacgagcttgacgcgcagccttcttcctcgcaatgatgtccgccttggtctcgttccaccacgccagctgatcctcgtccatgccgccggtgcgcatcatcatgatttccctctcctcggCCAAGAGCTCCTTCATGGCCTTGGCTTCTTTGGCTGCCATCATCTTCATGTCAAGCTCGGCCTTCAACGTTGCACTCCCCATCGAATGCACCGATACCGGCGTCCAAATTCACCGCGGATTCGTTGAGCATGTCCAAGTAGGATGTTGTGGACtcaacatcgaacaccttgtctacgtcgatggtgggtggcggcggcgcgggcggcgcaacGGCCGGAACGGACGGAGAAGGGCTCGTGACCTTGGAGGGCGGTGGAGGCGCGAGGCCGATGCGGCTGATTGCCTTTGTCCGCACCTTGGCCGGCGCGGCGCCCCTCGGCCCGGCCGCCTTGGTCTTCATCCGGCCCGCCTTCTTGGCAGCCGGTGGCGCTTCGCCCGGTGAATCGGCGGCCGCCGCAGATGCTTCAAAAAATTGCTTcgggatcctcttcctcttcgacgggatggtggaggcgatcatggccgaCACGACGCCGGCGGTCGGCGGACCTCCGACGGGGACATCAACCACCGCGCCCGAAGGAGGTGTACCGCCGGCGGTAGGCGGCTCTTGCGGACGGTCCATGGCGGCCGGATCCGGCCGGGAAGGGCGGGGCGGAGGAGAtcgggcagcggcggcggcggttggcttCAGCGAAACCCTTCGCGCGCAGTGGACTGGACGATACCGGTTTCGCCcactatccccgctcccaccccgcacatgtagggggcgacgacccgccccgtactcgaaaacagaaaaaaacgatgcgggggccgtttttacggggcgtgctagacggccgggtagagccgaaaccctcaaatcggcggttattatacgggtttgccccttttacgggtctgttagacctgctctaagTAGTACAGATTACAGGGAACCCTGATCCCTCGAATTCCTCAGCAATGGCTCCGGCGGCGGAGGAGTGGTTCATCCTGTACTGCGTCCCGAAGGTGTCGGCGGAGGAGGAAACGGAATCCACCAACATGTCCTTTACCTTCAACGAACCCCCGCTCCCCTCCCACGTAACCGTCGCGGATAACGCTCTCATCCGCACCGGCTTCTTCAACTACCCATACATCGCAGCCGCCGACCGCTGCGGCGTCCTTCTCCTCTGCGGCTACTCCAAGATCGGCTTCACCTACTACCTCTGCGACCCGTTGATCCGCAAGACGCTGGGCATCATCCCTCACGGCGGCGACCTGACGTGCCGCTTCTCCGTCGGCCTCATCAGTGATCGGAGTGACAGGTATTTCATGGTCGCCGAGCTCAACCCGTTGTCCCTTGCAGAGTGTGGCCGCGTCACGCTCCTCTGCACGCTGGACATGTGCGGTTGGGTCGAGAAGGAGTCCGAGTGCTCCAACATCCTGGTGAAAAGAGAGTGGTGCGGTGACGGCGTCCTCTCCCACAAAGGCTTCCTCTGGTGGTTTGACCTCTCTTACTGTATCCTAGCCTGCGACCCCTTCGCCGATAAGCCGCAGTTTCACCAAATCATGTTCCCGTCTGTTCCTGACGCTCTGCCATTCTACCCGAGCCCCATCTACGGTGATGTACACCGCTGCTTAAAGCTCAGCAAAGGCAGGCTGCGGTACGTTCAGATCCACGGCACCTCCCTTGAAAAGCTGCAGGTCAGCACGTGGACGCTCTCCTCCAGTGATCCGTCAAATGCCAAATGGACGAACCGGCTCGATGTGCCCTTTGAAAAGATCTGGGACGACCGGAGCTACAGGGAGAAAGGGCTGCCTCCGCAGGTCGTCCCTGCTGTGGTACTCGTCCACCCCATGAACGCCAGCGTGGTCTACTTCTTCCTTGAAAGGCACATGTTCTCCGTCGACCTGATGGAGAAGAAGGTGGTGGATTGCAAGGAGTTCAGCATTCAGGCACCGCCGCACAAAATATGCTCCTCCCGCCTGGTCCATGCTTGGCGGTTGCCGGTGGGGTTTACAAAACCGTCTGGTACCATCTCGTTCCCATTCCGCCTCTAGTGATTTTGGGATTTGCTTGTCAGGCAATAACATGTTAAATTGTTTGCAACAGTTGTTTTGATGGAGCACATAGAGCATATATTCTAGTTACTTGATTTAATgcatgattatttgatggagcACATAGAGCTTGCATGACTAGATAACTTTGTTGTTACTTTGGTCGGGTGGCACTTTATGTTTTCTTACTGGCTCGCTCACACGGAGTTTGCCATACTTGGTTGTATGCCGTTACTAGGATCCTTTCCTACTCAAAAGACACTCCTCGTTTCTATTATGCTGGTACAGAGCTCGGATTGTAACAACCTAATCAATTACCTATGTCACCTGTAAAGTAGAAGCCCGCACCACTCTTCTCTCACACCACTTGTTCTACCTCTCAGTTTTCTTTCTTGAAACAACCGAATCAGCCATTGTTGTTCCCAAAAGCTTTCACACGAATCCAGCTGCTGCTGGTCACTGTAGCGAGCCTCTGCAGTCGACTTCCTCTAGGTTACCTGTATTGCCGTGCTTCCCATGCCAACCCTGATCTTCCCTGCAATATCCCTCTTCATTGACAACGAACATTGGAATTTCAGTGATATCCAAAAGCTTGTCTTCTCTCATGAGGCTTTCATTGTACTATGAGGTTCCAAGCACATAGCCGTTTTTAGCTGCACACCCTATTCCAAACCCCAGGCTGCTTTACATTCTGGAAACCAACGTGTGTATTGATATGTTCATTCTATCCTGAAACGTTAAAAATATTTAATATTTCGCATGGTGTCCTGATTCCTCAGAACAAAACGAGTATCTATCTTGATTGAACTAGCAAATACATGCATAATTAGAGGCTGACAACTTGGGTgccaaaaaaatgtaaaattcTTTAACTATTTTGTTGGGTCATGGTACTCATGTTTCTGCCCAAATTTATGTTTCCTTATGTTATTAAATAAGGATACGCTGGGGCTCGAATTTGATCATCATTATATCTTCTTTTATAATTTGAAGGGCATGACCTGTCTCGTCTCATGGGAACTGATTTCGTGTGTCGTTCGAAATCCGTGGAGGATTTCCATACCAAAGCTGACATGATCATGAGGTAAGCCTATTTTTCACCCATGTAGACTGGTATTTCTTGCATTGTATGATAGGTTACTTTAGTAACCCCAAACTTTTGTTGTAAATAAGCCCTTTCTCATTATATGTTTCATAGCCTAATGAATGTAATCTTGTTCTCAATTGGTTCAGGTCGCGTCCCAAACCAGATGATGCCTGGGGTATGTAGGAGATCTAAGCTCCCAACTGTTCTATTCCAGTATTTTGGGCAGAGAATGTTTATTCACTAATTGGTTATGCTTTTGGGCTAAATGAAGTGCAAAAGAACAGTTCTTTTTTTTGTCTGGGTACTTCTTTGCTCACTAAATATTTGGGCATTATGTATGTGCAGGTCTTGAGGATATTGATGTTGATGAGGATGGATATGACTCAGACACCAACACGACGGAGGAGATTTAGCAGTCCGCATTGCCAACCACCCCACTCACCCGGTGCCGGCTTCTGCACTTTCACTTGTGTTGCTTTTACCATGCTGATCATTTAGTTTGTTTGGTCTTCTAGCAGCATCGGGTCGTTTGGAGTTGTCAGAACATTACAATAATTATTGTATAATGTTTGTGGATTTGATTGGCCAGTCAAGTTGTCTAATGATTATTTGTTGCTACATAAATAGTGGAATTGGATTTCAGTCGCGGATCCAATGGATTGGGTGGCCACACGTTTTTTTTTTAATCAATTTTTGCTCTAAAAATTTGGGTATCTGAAATCGTTAGACAGGCACCTTTTAACATTTTGCATTTTCAGAGTAGTCATGTCATCTTTCCCTGGATTATTTCGTTCTTGCGCAGGCAATGAGCAGTACTACAGAGTACTACCTCTCTCCACAAAAGGATgtctttaattttttttttggatgTATCTATATGATTTTGGCTCACAAGAGATTCTTAGAAGTGGAGACAGAAGAGCTGGCAAAAAAAATGCAGAAATGTTAAAATAATTGACAAAAAGAGTCAGTTAAATGTTGAATACTGGCGAACGTGCAATAAATGGTAGATATGACTTGCATGATCACACAACAATAGCCAATGCTATACAAATCATAAATGTAATAGCAGGTAACAAAATGGACATACAGAGCATTGGTAGTTCTCTAATAGTCCAATCCAGGCTGAGCAGGCAGGTATGCTGAGGCAACAATACCTACATTTAGCCCATCCACTAATGCATCATTGGCAGCAAACCTATGTAAAGATATTGGAAGCATATCTTGAAAGTTCTTCTATTGTTGTTTGACAGACTGCAACCTCCGTTATTTTTCTTTAGCTCAACTTTCAGTGCTTACGCTGTCCGCTATGCTTTACTGCCCACTGCAGGAGTATACTTCTATTCTTCAAGTAGAGTAATCTCCACCGGAACATGGTTGGAAAACAGAGCAAAGAACTACTGGCTAAATTAGTACACTGTGCTCTAATTTACTTGATCATAACTGCACTCTCAGCTAAAGCTAGCTCTATCGTGGAAAAACAGAAGGAAAAAATAACAAGTTCTGAACCCCAATGGTGAGATAACACTTGAAGCAAAAGGAAATATTGTGACCTGAAGGCCACCACCCATTTTAAAGTATGGGCTGAGCTAACTATACAGGTCGGCCTGAACAATGACTGCCATATAGTAGAATAAAAAAATTAACTCATTTGGTCAATCTATATATGAAAGATGAGATACCAGAAACTTATAACCGACAAACTATAACTTTCATTTTTCATATATATGTTTCCCAAAGAGCCCAGAGAAAGGACTTTCATTCCTGCCCTAACAACATATAAATATTTTTCTACATGGATTGGCAAGATGACATGCAAATATAAGGTCACGAGGTAATATTTCAGAATTTTTATACAACATATGTTTGAAAGCTATCTCCATTGTATGTACTACTCCATTCCTACAATGCTTACACTACCATGAACGATAGCTGCAAACTCATAATTATTTCATGGTAGCTCTACTAAAAGAGGAAGGCTTGATACTGCACGACAATGTTTATCTGCATCCAAAAGCCAGACTCATGTAAGTAAAGATAGGAGACGCTTTGGTGATAAAAGCGAGAACATCGAAGGATTTGAAAAGCATAACTTGTGCAATACACAGGTCCACATATAATTAAGAAGATAAAGTCACATGTATGCACCTAATAGGTTAGTGGTGATGTTATATATCATAGTTT
It includes:
- the LOC127318609 gene encoding uncharacterized protein, yielding MAPAAEEWFILYCVPKVSAEEETESTNMSFTFNEPPLPSHVTVADNALIRTGFFNYPYIAAADRCGVLLLCGYSKIGFTYYLCDPLIRKTLGIIPHGGDLTCRFSVGLISDRSDRYFMVAELNPLSLAECGRVTLLCTLDMCGWVEKESECSNILVKREWCGDGVLSHKGFLWWFDLSYCILACDPFADKPQFHQIMFPSVPDALPFYPSPIYGDVHRCLKLSKGRLRYVQIHGTSLEKLQVSTWTLSSSDPSNAKWTNRLDVPFEKIWDDRSYREKGLPPQVVPAVVLVHPMNASVVYFFLERHMFSVDLMEKKVVDCKEFSIQAPPHKICSSRLVHAWRLPVGFTKPSGHDLSRLMGTDFVCRSKSVEDFHTKADMIMRSRPKPDDAWGLEDIDVDEDGYDSDTNTTEEI